In Drosophila simulans strain w501 chromosome 3R, Prin_Dsim_3.1, whole genome shotgun sequence, a single window of DNA contains:
- the LOC6728364 gene encoding xaa-Pro dipeptidase: MAAFQMGSGYAVPMSLFRNNRDRAGKAILKELLPGLKFNDGNLLVLLEGGKDQSLYNTDVDYVFRQESYFQYLFGVKEPGCYGILTIDVKTGAQKSVLFVPRFPDEYGTWMGELLGLQEFKTMYEVDEVYYVDEMSVYLEGASPKLILTLSGTNSDSGLTLQPPDFAGKEKYVTDCDLLYPILSECRVIKSPEEIEVLRYVAKVSSDAHIKVMRFMRPGRMEFEGESLFLHHAYSVGGCRHASYTCICGSGTNSSILHYGHAGAPNSKPVQDGDLCLFDMGANYCGYAADITCTFPANGKFTDDQKFIYNAVLDARNAVTESARDGVSWVDMHKLAGRVLLQRLKDGGMLKGDVEEMLEAGVSGVFQPHGLGHLIGLDVHDVGGYLPKEPKRPSEPWLSKLRFARILRAGMYVTIEPGCYFINWLMDRALADPNIAKFINAEMFNRFRNFGGVRIEDDVLITKTGVQNFAIVPRTVEDIEATMTCKYDSPV; the protein is encoded by the coding sequence ATGGCCGCCTTTCAGATGGGATCGGGTTACGCAGTGCCCATGAGTCTCTTCCGCAACAACAGGGATCGTGCTGGCAAGGCCATCCTCAAGGAGCTGCTGCCGGGCCTCAAGTTCAACGATGGCAACCTGCTGGTGCTCCTCGAGGGCGGCAAGGACCAGAGCCTGTACAACACCGACGTGGACTACGTTTTCCGACAGGAGTCCTATTTCCAGTACTTGTTCGGTGTCAAGGAGCCGGGCTGCTACGGCATCCTAACCATCGATGTGAAAACTGGTGCGCAGAAGAGTGTTCTCTTTGTGCCCCGCTTTCCCGATGAGTACGGCACCTGGATGGGCGAACTGCTGGGGCTGCAGGAGTTCAAGACCATGTACGAGGTGGACGAGGTGTATTATGTGGACGAAATGAGTGTTTATCTGGAGGGGGCGTCGCCCAAGCTGATACTCACATTGAGCGGCACCAACAGCGATAGCGGGCTCACCCTCCAGCCGCCCGACTTTGCTGGCAAGGAGAAGTATGTGACTGACTGCGATCTGCTGTATCCAATTCTCTCTGAGTGCCGAGTGATCAAGTCACCCGAAGAGATCGAGGTGCTGCGCTACGTGGCCAAGGTATCCTCGGACGCGCACATCAAGGTGATGCGGTTTATGCGTCCCGGTCGCATGGAATTTGAGGGCGAATCCCTGTTCCTGCACCACGCCTACTCCGTGGGCGGCTGTCGGCATGCTTCCTACACCTGCATATGCGGCAGTGGAACAAACTCGTCGATCCTGCACTATGGACACGCGGGCGCACCCAACAGCAAGCCCGTCCAGGACGGTGATCTCTGCCTGTTCGACATGGGAGCCAACTATTGTGGCTATGCGGCCGATATTACCTGCACATTCCCGGCGAATGGAAAGTTCACCGACGACCAGAAGTTCATCTACAATGCCGTGCTGGATGCCCGCAATGCGGTCACTGAGTCGGCCCGTGACGGAGTCTCCTGGGTGGACATGCACAAGTTGGCGGGCAGGGTGTTGCTGCAGCGTCTGAAGGATGGCGGCATGCTCAAGGGCGATGTGGAGGAGATGCTCGAGGCAGGTGTTTCCGGCGTGTTCCAGCCACATGGCCTGGGCCATTTGATCGGTCTGGATGTGCACGATGTGGGCGGCTATCTGCCCAAGGAGCCCAAGCGCCCCAGTGAACCGTGGCTGAGCAAGCTGCGCTTTGCCCGCATCCTCAGGGCCGGCATGTATGTCACAATCGAACCCGGCTGCTACTTCATCAACTGGCTGATGGACCGCGCACTGGCCGATCCGAACATTGCTAAATTCATTAACGCAGAGATGTTCAATCGCTTCCGCAACTTCGGAGGTGTGCGCATCGAGGACGATGTGCTCATCACGAAGACTGGCGTGCAGAACTTTGCGATTGTGCCGCGAACGGTGGAGGATATCGAGGCAACCATGACCTGTAAATATGATTCGCCTGTTTAA
- the LOC6728365 gene encoding palmitoyltransferase ZDHHC6, giving the protein MSAEISGFRRFLHWGPITALSIIKCITLTTLYMNSMWWPPNESFAGFAHQALFLLLSTLATFNYVMATLTGPGLMPKQWHPKDPKDAQFLQYCKKCEGYKAPRSHHCRKCDRCVKKMDHHCPWINHCVGWANHAYFTYFLLFSILGSLQGTVVLCCSFWRGIYRYYYLTHGLAHLASVQFTLLSIIMCILGMGLAIGVVIGLSMLLFIQLKTIVNNQTGIEIWIVEKAIYRRYRNADCDDEFLYPYDLGWRANLRLVFNDECQKRGDGIEWPVVEGCDQYTLTREQLAQKEEKRARTRTFRCTRPVTGRWLPIFSQGWRVCVAAPCSDEPRISLRPNDMIKVTRFRNHWLFGERVLTEQELAGVKKRQRKGPIRGWFPRRSAVEVIEAVHEGSGDGNSETTAPLAQNGNAHSHLKQQQRNGHAKKYM; this is encoded by the exons ATGAGTGCTGAAATATCCGGCTTCCGGCGGTTCCTGCACTGGGGTCCCATTACCGCCCTTA GCATCATCAAGTGCATAACGCTGACAACGCTCTACATGAACTCGATGTGGTGGCCGCCAAATGAATCATTCGCCGGATTCGCCCACCAGGccctgttcctgctcctttCCACGCTGGCCACATTCAATTACGTCATGGCCACGTTGACTGGTCCCGGACTGATGCCAAAACAGTGGCATCCCAAG GATCCCAAGGACGCCCAGTTCCTGCAGTACTGCAAAAAGTGTGAGGGCTACAAGGCACCACGCTCCCATCATTGCCGCAAGT GTGATCGCTGCGTCAAGAAGATGGACCACCACTGCCCGTGGATCAATCACTGCGTTGGCTGGGCCAACCACGCCTACTTCACATACTTCCTGCTCTTCTCCATCCTGGGCAGCCTACAGGGCACCGTGGTGCTGTGCTGCTCCTTCTGGCGGGGCATCTACCGCTACTACTATCTCACCCACGGACTGGCGCACTTGGCCAGCGTACAGTTCACGCTGCTCAGCATCATCATGTGCATTCTGGGCATGGGCCTGGCCATCGGTGTCGTCATTGGCCTGAGCATGCTGCTGTTCATTCAGCTGAAGACGATTGTCAACAACCAGACGGGCATAGAGATCTGGATAGTGGAGAAGGCCATTTACCGCCGATATAGGAATGCCGACTGCGACGACGAGTTCCTATATCCCTACGATTTGGGCTGGAGAGCAAATTTGCGACTGGTATTCAACGACGAGTGCCAAAAGCGAGGCGATGGCATCGAGTGGCCAGTGGTGGAGGGTTGTGATCAGTATACATTGACG CGCGAGCAACTGGCTCAGAAGGAGGAGAAACGAGCTCGAACCCGCACCTTCAGATGCACAAGACCAGTGACTGGCCGCTGGCTGCCGATCTTCTCGCAGGGTTGGCGTGTTTGTGTGGCCGCTCCCTGCTCCGATGAGCCACGCATCAGCCTGCGACCCAACGACATGATTAAGGTCACTCGCTTCCGCAACCACTGGCTGTTCGGCGAGCGAGTGCTTACCGAGCAAGAGCTAGCTGGCGTCAAGAAGCGCCAACGCAAGGGTCCCATTCGCGGCTGGTTCCCACGACGCAGCGCCGTTGAGGTCATTGAGGCGGTCCATGAAGGCAGCGGCGATGGCAACAGCGAGACAACAGCACCTCTGGCCCAGAATGGCAACGCCCACAGCCActtgaagcagcagcagcgaaatgGACATGCCAAAAAGTACATGTAG
- the LOC6728366 gene encoding saccharopine dehydrogenase-like oxidoreductase: MAAKKLDAIIFGASGFTGKYTVFEAVSVLKGLQWGIAGRNQEKLQSVLREMGAKSKTDLSQTPIVIADVNNEASLLEMAKRCRIVVNTAGPYRFFGERVVKACIEAGTHHVDVSGEPQYMETMQLRYHDLAKERGVYVISACGFDSIPADMGVTFVEKNFDGVVNSVENFVHLGVKGGTKGTGSAALNTGTWESAIHAIANRSESVAIRRKLFPERLPKFQPALKSRSPLSRAAEVENKVILPFPETDRSVVMRSQRFLYELEKKRPVQMQAYMTYPSWFAASVVVLFASIIGIMAKFSFGRQLLLKYPGVFSGGMASRQGPSEERMERSFFRMTMKATGWPKSDKLAESTDQYTSPPTKTLTVRITGPNPGYGSTCVALLSTAKIILNESDKMPGSGGVLPPGAAFRGTSLISELEKHEHGIKFEIVANK, translated from the coding sequence ATGGCGGCTAAGAAACTGGATGCCATAATCTTCGGTGCCTCCGGGTTTACCGGAAAGTACACCGTCTTCGAGGCTGTCAGCGTGCTGAAGGGCCTGCAATGGGGCATCGCCGGACGCAACCAGGAGAAGCTGCAGTCGGTGCTGCGGGAGATGGGTGCAAAGTCCAAGACGGACCTCTCCCAAACGCCGATCGTCATCGCGGACGTGAACAACGAGGCGTCACTGCTGGAGATGGCCAAACGCTGCCGCATTGTGGTCAATACGGCCGGACCATATCGATTCTTCGGCGAGCGAGTGGTCAAGGCTTGCATCGAGGCGGGAACACATCACGTAGACGTGAGCGGAGAGCCACAGTACATGGAAACCATGCAGCTGCGATACCATGATCTCGCCAAGGAGCGTGGCGTGTACGTGATCAGTGCGTGCGGCTTTGATTCCATTCCCGCCGACATGGGAGTCACCTTCGTGGAGAAGAACTTCGACGGCGTGGTCAACTCGGTGGAGAACTTTGTCCACCTGGGCGTCAAGGGCGGTACCAAGGGAACGGGCAGTGCTGCCCTGAACACCGGCACCTGGGAGAGCGCCATTCATGCTATCGCCAACCGGAGTGAGTCTGTGGCCATCCGCCGCAAGTTATTTCCCGAGCGCCTGCCCAAGTTCCAGCCGGCTCTTAAGTCAAGGTCGCCGCTTTCCCGTGCCGCTGAAGTGGAAAACAAGGTGATTCTGCCGTTCCCTGAAACAGATCGCTCGGTGGTGATGCGCTCGCAGCGTTTCCTATACGAACTGGAGAAGAAACGACCCGTTCAGATGCAGGCCTACATGACATATCCCTCGTGGTTTGCGGCCAGCGTCGTCGTGCTCTTCGCCTCTATCATTGGCATTATGGCCAAGTTCTCCTTTGGCCGCCAGCTGCTGCTTAAGTACCCCGGCGTCTTCTCCGGCGGCATGGCTTCCCGCCAGGGTCCCAGTGAGGAACGGATGGAGCGCTCCTTCTTCAGAATGACCATGAAGGCCACAGGCTGGCCCAAGTCCGACAAACTAGCCGAGAGCACAGATCAGTACACTTCTCCGCCCACAAAGACACTGACCGTGAGGATTACGGGTCCCAATCCCGGCTATGGATCCACCTGCGTTGCACTGCTCTCCACGGCGAAGATCATCCTCAACGAAAGCGACAAGATGCCCGGATCCGGCGGAGTCCTGCCACCCGGGGCGGCCTTCCGAGGCACCAGTCTCATCAGCGAGCTGGAGAAGCACGAGCACGGCATTAAGTTCGAAATCGTGGCCAACAAATAG
- the LOC6728372 gene encoding suppressor of lurcher protein 1 isoform X1 → MESCFTVSHWPLTMPAAFLALGLAVVLLATGSGQSQPPVANSKQSHLWLDCSCLHLSERNATQWGRLAINASHSLGAKNNCLMIFIAGMDDELVAFQLEQLQLRAGCLDSVDIFPYLREPVIENATLAADTFCQHSRERSATPIYSAGRLLGLRLRFQQPPTDLASWNLTLNASYRFLKRENFRTDGRLVPHSFCDFYFFASLSSEEGNVGQGYFHSPQFPAHYPAHIKCAYKFIGRPDTHVEILFEELQLPPVVSGGCQLDAITLFDAESAHMNSVIDVICSSRPTRRLVSTGPDLLLEFNASSNRTAKGFRGKYKFVSNELVVPNASVPPPAVLEAASVVAKQEKLQQEQAKENSLPSDVELSKPGRSFEQCKQTFDSRVNKSGIFDSNQLLLAKHALGGVVIGGSRVLQCRYEFEAQAPERVQIRFHDFNVPTEHENSTGCQPGDALHVVTELRGRYETQELLCGAFLPKPLMSSGPQLHLQFVGKYPPTMTNKVQYYGFRAEYRFLTNFGIMSGVQKEGCSFVYNSSERISGLFHSPNFPGLYLENVVCNYYFYGASDERVVLHFTYFDVEGIGTCDHQTASDYIEFSNFMSTDRKFSRYCGKLPDFEMRSDGRFFRVTLHSNDRFVAIGFRALYTFETVPVNNSISDLRDNASMQSFVSTASTQSVVYLSKLIACILCTYKAYQYYV, encoded by the exons ATGGAATCCTGCTTCACAGTCTCACATTGGCCGCTGACAATGCCGGCCGCATTCTTGGCTCTGGGATTAGCCGTGGTCCTGCTGGCCACCGGAAGTGGACAATCGCAGCCGCCAGTGGCCAACAGCAAGCAGTCGCATCTCTGGCTAG ATTGCTCCTGCCTTCACTTGTCCGAGCGGAATGCCACCCAATGGGGCAGGTTGGCCATTAATGCCAGCCATTCGCTGGGCGCCAAGAACAACTGCCTGATGATCTTCATCGCCGGAATGGACGACGAGCTGGTGGCCTTTCAGCTCGAGCAGTTGCAGCTGCGCGCCGG GTGCTTGGACAGCGTGGACATCTTTCCCTATTTGCGGGAGCCCGTCATCGAGAACGCGACCCTGGCGGCGGACACCTTCTGCCAGCACAGCCGGGAGCGCAGTGCCACGCCTATTTATAGCGCGGGTCGATTGCTCGGACTGCGCCTTCGGTTCCAGCAGCCGCCCACCGACCTGGCCAGCTGGAACTTGACCCTCAACGCCAGCTATCGATTTCTGAAGCGAG AAAACTTCCGGACGGATGGTCGATTAGTTCCGCACAGTTTCTGCGACTTCTACTTCTTCGCCAGCTTGTCCAGCGAGGAGGGCAATGTGGGCCAGGGCTACTTCCACTCGCCCCAGTTTCCGGCCCACTATCCGGCGCACATCAAGTGTGCCTACAAGTTCATTGGTCGGCCGGACACCCACGTGGAGATCCTCTTCGAAGaactgcagctgccgccggTGGTCAGTGGAGGCTGCCAGTTGGATGCAATCACTCTGTTCGACGCAGAGTCCGCTCACATGAACTCGGTCATCGATGTCATCTGCTCCAGCCGACCCACCCGCCGTCTGGTGAGCACTGGTCCCGATCTGCTGCTCGAGTTCAATGCCAGTTCCAATCGCACGGCCAAAGGATTTCGTGGAAAGTACAAGTTCGTGTCGAATGAGCTGGTAGTGCCGAACGCCTCTGTCCCACCGCCGGCCGTCTTGGAGGCCGCCAGTGTGGTGGCTAAGCAGGaaaagctgcagcaggagcaggccaAGGAGAACAGTCTGCCGTCGGATGTGGAACTGTCGAAGCCCGGACGCTCATTTG AACAGTGCAAACAGACCTTCGACTCACGAGTAAATAAATCGGGAATATTTGACTCAAATCAGCTGTTGCTCGCCAAACACGCGCTCGGCGGCGTTGTAATTGGCGGCTCGAGAGTCTTGCAATGCCGTTACGAATTTGAAGCTCAGGCGCCGGAACGGGTGCAGATTCGATTCCACGACTTCAACGTGCCCACGGAGCACGAGAACTCCACGGGTTGCCAGCCGGGCGATGCGCTGCACGTGGTCACCGAGCTGCGCGGACGGTACGAGACGCAGGAACTGCTCTGCGGCGCCTTCCTGCCCAAGCCACTGATGTCCAGTGGACCGCAGCTGCACCTTCAGTTTGTCGGAAAATATCCGCCTACAATGACGAACAAGGTGCAATACTACGGATTTCGCGCGGAGTACCGTTTCTTAACCA ATTTTGGTATAATGTCCGGAGTTCAAAAGGAAGGCTGTTCCTTCGTCTACAATAGCAGCGAGCGAATAAGTGGCCTATTTCACTCTCCGAATTTTCCCGGACTTTACCTGGAAAATGTTGTGTGCAATTATTATTTCTACGGAGCAAGTGACGAAAGAGTTGTGCTTCACTTCACATATTTCGATGTTGAGGGCATTGGAAC TTGTGACCACCAAACCGCCAGCGATTACATCGAGTTTTCCAATTTCATGAGCACGGATCGAAAGTTCAGCAGATACTGCGGAAAGCTTCCCGACTTTGAAATGCGCTCGGATGGGCGCTTCTTTCGCGTCACCTTGCATTCCAATGATCGCTTTGTGGCCATCGGATTCCGCGCCCTGTACACCTTTGAAACCGTTCCAGTGAATAATTCCATCAGCGATCTTCGGGATAATGCCTCCATGCAGAGCTTCGTCTCAACAGCGTCAACTCAGTCGGTTGtatatttaagcaaattaattgcgTGTATCTTATGCACTTATAAAGCATACCAatattatgtttaa
- the LOC6728372 gene encoding suppressor of lurcher protein 1 isoform X2 → MAANVVPSFPATFDSFRLVWSGNGCGQFTVLVPSDWPCKWLWALGLAQSIANCCHVQMAGIAAQFIQLGLCCNLIHQLIASCSPPPIKQCKQTFDSRVNKSGIFDSNQLLLAKHALGGVVIGGSRVLQCRYEFEAQAPERVQIRFHDFNVPTEHENSTGCQPGDALHVVTELRGRYETQELLCGAFLPKPLMSSGPQLHLQFVGKYPPTMTNKVQYYGFRAEYRFLTNFGIMSGVQKEGCSFVYNSSERISGLFHSPNFPGLYLENVVCNYYFYGASDERVVLHFTYFDVEGIGTCDHQTASDYIEFSNFMSTDRKFSRYCGKLPDFEMRSDGRFFRVTLHSNDRFVAIGFRALYTFETVPVNNSISDLRDNASMQSFVSTASTQSVVYLSKLIACILCTYKAYQYYV, encoded by the exons ATGGCGGCAAATGTAGTTCCTTCTTTCCCGGCGACGTTCGACAGCTTCCGTCTGGTTTGGTCCGGAAACGGATGCGGCCAATTCACAGTCTTGGTCCCAAGTGATTGGCCATGTAAATGGCTGTGGGCTTTGGGCCTGGCTCAGTCTATTGCCAACTGTTGTCACGTTCAAATGGCGGGAATCGCAGCGCAGTTCATACAACTTGGTCTGTGTTGTAATCTTATTCATCAATTGATAGCATCCTGTTCTCCTCCGCCCATTA AACAGTGCAAACAGACCTTCGACTCACGAGTAAATAAATCGGGAATATTTGACTCAAATCAGCTGTTGCTCGCCAAACACGCGCTCGGCGGCGTTGTAATTGGCGGCTCGAGAGTCTTGCAATGCCGTTACGAATTTGAAGCTCAGGCGCCGGAACGGGTGCAGATTCGATTCCACGACTTCAACGTGCCCACGGAGCACGAGAACTCCACGGGTTGCCAGCCGGGCGATGCGCTGCACGTGGTCACCGAGCTGCGCGGACGGTACGAGACGCAGGAACTGCTCTGCGGCGCCTTCCTGCCCAAGCCACTGATGTCCAGTGGACCGCAGCTGCACCTTCAGTTTGTCGGAAAATATCCGCCTACAATGACGAACAAGGTGCAATACTACGGATTTCGCGCGGAGTACCGTTTCTTAACCA ATTTTGGTATAATGTCCGGAGTTCAAAAGGAAGGCTGTTCCTTCGTCTACAATAGCAGCGAGCGAATAAGTGGCCTATTTCACTCTCCGAATTTTCCCGGACTTTACCTGGAAAATGTTGTGTGCAATTATTATTTCTACGGAGCAAGTGACGAAAGAGTTGTGCTTCACTTCACATATTTCGATGTTGAGGGCATTGGAAC TTGTGACCACCAAACCGCCAGCGATTACATCGAGTTTTCCAATTTCATGAGCACGGATCGAAAGTTCAGCAGATACTGCGGAAAGCTTCCCGACTTTGAAATGCGCTCGGATGGGCGCTTCTTTCGCGTCACCTTGCATTCCAATGATCGCTTTGTGGCCATCGGATTCCGCGCCCTGTACACCTTTGAAACCGTTCCAGTGAATAATTCCATCAGCGATCTTCGGGATAATGCCTCCATGCAGAGCTTCGTCTCAACAGCGTCAACTCAGTCGGTTGtatatttaagcaaattaattgcgTGTATCTTATGCACTTATAAAGCATACCAatattatgtttaa
- the LOC6728368 gene encoding DNA ligase 3 — protein sequence MLLSRLTWQARFVTRLLCNKMASKGWHNEDNKLDTFRRICDEIAGESSYLKKAEKLQRFFEKGSSGKGFKGDTLLWVQFLIPAANQRVYNLQNKALIKLFSRIFNADQQQMHLDLEQDGDVSETLRKHFAASKKLKPQAQSKLYLQEVEEMLLKLVERTKEDEQTDLLQKLCSKATDLDLRTFIRLVKHDLRINARARHILDAFGPDAYPTYQSSRDLVAIVGQFAGKENKKDASSAVKKVKKTNSSGIQVMTPISPMLASPCKSVEEAFKKSPTGLYSEIKYDGERVQIHKQGNDFKFFSRNLKPVVDHKIRDLKKYIPLAFPGGGKMILDSEIILVDTDTGALLPFGSLGAHKKQTFANAAVCLFVFDCILYDGEDLTQLPFRKRREILEQNIKPIKSHVQLSESEFLKTTRELATMTARVLHANLEGVVLKSPDSTYQPGKRNWLKVKKDYLFDGKMADTADLVVLGAWYGSGKKGGTLSIFLMGCYDAFGRLWKTVTKVHSGLDDATNAEVHESLIKLTERADANAIPSWLLCSKSLVPDVLAKDPMKMPVWEITGAEFTKSDAHTASGISIRFPRITRRRSDKSAKEANDLAHLEDLFEASKSNVNVDLLLDSCSKDEKVIDNKTTPEKEKKLNGNQKKLKRSNTTGSDDEDGAPVPSKRKESKALRSLSPSQKGLKDFFKPSKELKSVVKKEPKEEESVTQSTNSEGKLFEGLVAHFAMEKDSSKLMQQFSQHGGCCTTETRKADLVFYTSTNEPLDLEKLRTLYRRSCQHLNVTWLQISLDTQSRQPYPLYAVMMK from the exons ATGCTATTGTCCAGGCTAACGTGGCAGGCCAGGTTTGTAACTCGTCTTCTGTGTAATAAGATGGCCAGCAAGGGATGGCACAATGAGGACAACAAGTTGGACACCTTCCGTCGCATCTGTGATGAAATTGCCGGCGAGTCAAGTTACCTGAAGAAGGCGGAGAAACTGCAGCGATTCTTCGAAAAGGGGAGCAGTGGCAAGGGCTTCAAGGGCGACACCCTGCTCTGGGTGCAGTTCCTCATTCCGGCGGCCAACCAGCGCGTCTACAATCTGCAGAACAAGGCGCTAATCAAACTCTTTTCGCGCATTTTTAACGCAGACCAACAGCAAATGCATCTGGATCTAGAGCAGG ATGGAGACGTTTCGGAAACTCTACGCAAGCACTTTGCTGCTTCTAAGAAACTCAAGCCACAAGCGCAAAGCAAACTCTATCtgcaggaggtggaggagaTGCTCCTGAAGCTGGTGGAGCGTACCAAAGAGGATGAGCAAACAGATCTGCTACAGAAGTTGTGCTCGAAGGCCACTGACCTGGATCTGCGCACATTTATTCGCTTGGTGAAGCACGACTTAAGAATCAATGCCCGGGCCCGGCACATCCTGGATGCCTTTGGTCCTGATGCCTACCCCACATATCAGTCTTCCCGCGATTTGGTGGCAATTGTCGGACAGTTTGCCGGCAAAGAAAATAAGAAGGACGCCAGTAGTGCCGTCAAGAAGGTTAAGAAAACGAACTCGAGTGGAATTCAGGTAATGACGCCCATATCGCCCATGTTGGCCAGTCCCTGCAAGTCGGTGGAGGAGGCCTTCAAGAAGAGCCCCACTGGACTGTATAGCGAGATCAAATACGATGGAGAGCGAGTTCAAATCCACAAGCAGGGCAACGACTTCAAGTTCTTTAGCCGCAATCTAAAGCCTGTGGTGGATCACAAGATACGGGatctgaaaaaatatattccgCTAGCCTTTCCTGGCGGTGGCAAAATGATACTGGACTCTGAGATCATTCTGGTCGACACTGATACGGGAGCACTGCTGCCCTTTGGTTCGTTGGGTGCCCATAAGAAGCAGACTTTCGCCAATGCTGCGGTATGCTTATTCGTCTTCGATTGCATACTGTACGATGGCGAGGATTTGACCCAGCT GCCATTTCGCAAGCGTCGCGAGATCCTTGAGCAGAATATTAAACCCATTAAATCCCACGTGCAGCTGTCGGAGTCGGAGTTCCTCAAGACCACGAGGGAACTGGCCACGATGACGGCTAGGGTGTTACACGCCAATCTGGAGGGTGTGGTCCTGAAGAGTCCAGACAGCACATATCAGCCCGGCAAAAGGAACTGGCTTAAGGTCAAGAAGGATTACCTATTCGACGGAAAAATGGCTGACACCGCGGACTTGGTTGTTTTGGGCGCTTGGTACGGATCAGGGAAGAAAGGTGGCACGCTTAGTATTTTCCTCATGGGCTGTTACGATGCGTTTGGGCGTTTGTGGAAGACAGTGACCAAAGTGCACTCTGGATTGGATGATGCTACCAACGCAGAGGTACATGAATCACTGATCAAACTAACCGAACGTGCTGATGCCAATGCAATTCCCAGTTGGCTGTTGTGCAGTAAGTCCCTTGTACCAGATGTACTGGCCAAGGATCCGATGAAAATGCCAGTATGGGAGATTACTGGCGCAGAGTTCACCAAGTCCGATGCGCATACCGCGTCTGGAATCTCAATACGATTTCCCAGGATTACTCGTCGTCGCAGTGATAAGTCAGCCAAAGAGGCCAATGATCTGGCCCACTTAGAAGATCTTTTCGAGGCCTCAAAATCGAATGTAAATGTTGATTTACTTCTGGACAGTTGTAGTAAGGATGAGAAAGTAATTGATAACAAAACAACTCctgaaaaagagaaaaaactcAATGGCAATCAAAAGAAACTGAAAAGGTCCAATACTACTGGTTCAGATGACGAAGACGGAGCTCCTGTGCCCAGCAAACGCAAGGAGTCCAAAGCGCTTCGAAGCTTGTCGCCTTCGCAAAAGGGCTTAAAGGATTTTTTTAAGCCCAGCAAGGAGCTTAAATCAGTTGTGAAAAAGGAACCAAAGGAGGAGGAAAGCGTTACACAATCCACTAACTCGGAAGGCAAGTTGTTCGAAGGATTGGTGGCGCACTTTGCCATGGAGAAGGATTCAAGCAAACTGATGCAGCAGTTTTCACAGCATGGAGGATGCTGTACAACGGAGACACGAAAAGCTGATCTGGTCTTTTATACAAGTACGAACGAGCCATTGGACCTTGAGAAGCTTAG AACGCTGTATCGTCGTAGCTGCCAGCACTTGAATGTAACGTGGCTCCAAATCTCTCTCGATACTCAGAGTCGTCAGCCCTATCCCCTATACGCCGTGATGATGAAAtga